A portion of the Fusobacterium nucleatum genome contains these proteins:
- a CDS encoding ABC transporter permease, which yields MSNNLNRRKTSFIIFILAMIFFYLPLIVLVIYSFNDGKGMVWNGFSLRWYKELFKHSNNIWKAFYYSIFIALISSLVSTIIGTFGAIALKWFDFKGKKYLKNMSVLPLVVPDIIIGVSLLIMFATLKFKLGIITIFIAHTTFNIPYVLFIVLSRLDEFDYSIVEAAYDLGATNRQTLTKVIIPMLLPAIISAFLMALTLSFDDFVITFFVSGPGSSTLPLRIYSMIRLGVSPVVNALSVILIVISILLTLSTKKLQKNFIK from the coding sequence ATGTCTAATAACCTGAATAGAAGAAAAACATCTTTTATAATTTTTATTTTAGCTATGATATTTTTTTACCTACCACTTATAGTCTTAGTTATTTATTCTTTTAATGATGGTAAAGGAATGGTTTGGAATGGTTTTTCTTTAAGATGGTACAAAGAATTATTCAAACATTCTAACAATATCTGGAAAGCCTTTTATTATAGTATATTTATAGCTCTTATTTCATCTCTTGTTTCAACAATTATAGGTACTTTTGGTGCTATTGCTTTGAAATGGTTTGACTTCAAGGGTAAAAAATATTTAAAAAATATGAGTGTTCTACCACTTGTAGTGCCAGATATAATAATTGGAGTTTCTCTTCTTATTATGTTTGCCACATTAAAATTTAAGTTGGGAATTATAACAATTTTTATTGCTCACACAACTTTTAATATTCCCTATGTCTTATTTATAGTTCTTTCAAGGCTTGATGAATTTGATTATTCTATTGTTGAAGCAGCCTATGATTTAGGTGCAACAAATAGACAAACTTTAACAAAGGTTATTATCCCTATGTTACTGCCAGCTATAATATCAGCATTTTTAATGGCTTTAACATTATCTTTTGATGATTTTGTAATAACATTCTTTGTTTCTGGCCCTGGTTCTTCAACTTTACCACTTAGAATTTATTCTATGATAAGATTAGGAGTATCACCAGTTGTAAATGCTCTGTCAGTAATATTAATTGTTATTTCGATTTTATTGACATTATCAACAAAGAAATTACAAAAAAATTTCATAAAATAG
- a CDS encoding peptidylprolyl isomerase produces MKKLFKLFSILALSLIFLVSCSSIKSTMKSVASVFKSPTKYNNVTVTFVTTQGEITFFLYPEAAPLTVANFINLAKRGFYDNTKFTRSVDNFIVQGGDPTGTGMGGPGYTIPDEFVEWLDFYQPGMLAMANAGPNTGGSQFFFTFSPADWLNGVHTVFGEVRSEGDFQRIRKLEMGDVVKEVKISENGDFILSLFKDQVEQWNSVLDREYPNLRKVAIKDPNPQDVEAYKEELERLYAKKEKNNSDFEYPITKFIRKVFNKAGGYTPKAPVISN; encoded by the coding sequence ATGAAAAAATTATTTAAATTATTCAGTATTTTAGCCTTATCGCTTATATTTTTAGTAAGTTGTAGTTCTATAAAATCTACAATGAAGTCAGTGGCTAGTGTATTTAAAAGTCCTACAAAATATAATAATGTAACTGTTACTTTTGTTACAACACAAGGGGAAATAACTTTCTTCTTGTATCCAGAAGCAGCCCCTTTAACAGTTGCTAATTTTATTAACCTTGCAAAAAGAGGATTTTATGACAATACAAAATTTACTCGTTCTGTTGATAACTTTATAGTACAAGGTGGAGACCCTACTGGAACTGGAATGGGTGGACCAGGGTATACTATACCAGACGAATTCGTTGAATGGTTAGATTTCTATCAACCAGGAATGTTAGCTATGGCAAATGCTGGACCTAATACCGGTGGTTCTCAATTCTTCTTTACATTCTCACCAGCCGATTGGTTAAATGGGGTACATACAGTTTTTGGTGAAGTTAGATCAGAAGGAGATTTCCAAAGGATTAGAAAGTTAGAAATGGGAGATGTTGTTAAAGAAGTTAAAATTTCTGAAAACGGAGACTTTATTTTATCATTATTTAAAGATCAAGTTGAACAATGGAATAGTGTTCTTGATAGAGAATATCCTAATCTTAGAAAAGTGGCTATAAAAGACCCTAATCCTCAAGATGTAGAAGCTTATAAAGAAGAGTTAGAAAGACTATATGCTAAAAAAGAAAAAAATAATAGTGATTTTGAATATCCTATAACTAAATTTATTAGAAAGGTATTTAATAAAGCTGGTGGATATACTCCAAAAGCACCTGTAATTAGTAATTAA
- the gltS gene encoding sodium/glutamate symporter: MNFETIEGVLNINLNSTMTLALAALLLIMGYSINKRLTILNKYCIPAPVVGGFIFMFLTWLGHISGTFKFNFENIFQSTFMLAFFTTVGLGASFTLLKKGGKLLIIYWLTCGIISILQNVIGMTISKTIGLEAPYALLSSAISMVGGHGAALAYGDTFAKMGYESAPLVGAAAATFGLISAVLIGGPLGRRLIEKNNLKPDNTENFDQSVTEINVDKGEKLLDLDIIKNVVVILLCMAVGSYISTLIGKLIKMDFPSYVGAMFVAVIVRNINEKTHTYNFSFSLVDGIGNVMLNLYLSLALMTLKLWELSGLIGGVLLVVACQVAFMILIAYFVVFRILGSNYDAAVMCSGLCGHGLGATPSAIVNMTAINEKYGMSRKAMMIVPIVGAFLVDIIYQPATVWFIKTFIKGFVQ, encoded by the coding sequence ATGAATTTTGAAACTATTGAAGGAGTATTAAATATCAACTTAAATTCTACTATGACTTTGGCACTTGCAGCCTTATTATTAATTATGGGATATTCAATTAATAAAAGACTTACAATACTTAACAAATATTGTATTCCTGCACCAGTTGTTGGGGGATTTATTTTTATGTTTTTAACTTGGCTAGGGCATATTAGTGGAACATTTAAATTTAATTTTGAAAATATTTTTCAATCAACTTTCATGCTAGCATTTTTTACAACTGTAGGATTGGGAGCAAGTTTTACCTTATTAAAAAAAGGTGGAAAACTTTTAATAATTTACTGGCTAACTTGTGGGATAATATCAATTTTACAAAATGTAATAGGAATGACTATTAGTAAAACAATAGGTTTAGAAGCACCTTATGCGTTACTATCAAGTGCAATATCTATGGTGGGTGGACATGGAGCAGCACTTGCTTATGGAGATACTTTTGCAAAAATGGGTTATGAAAGTGCACCATTGGTTGGAGCTGCTGCGGCAACATTTGGACTTATATCTGCTGTTTTGATAGGAGGTCCCCTTGGTAGAAGATTGATAGAAAAAAATAATCTAAAACCTGATAATACTGAAAATTTTGACCAATCTGTGACAGAAATAAATGTAGATAAAGGAGAGAAATTATTAGATTTAGATATAATAAAAAATGTAGTTGTGATTTTACTTTGTATGGCAGTAGGTAGCTATATTTCAACTTTAATAGGAAAACTTATAAAAATGGATTTTCCTTCTTATGTTGGAGCAATGTTTGTAGCAGTGATAGTAAGAAATATAAATGAAAAAACTCATACATATAATTTTAGTTTCTCATTAGTTGATGGTATAGGTAATGTTATGCTAAATCTATACTTATCACTTGCACTTATGACTTTGAAACTTTGGGAACTTTCAGGATTAATAGGTGGAGTTCTTTTAGTAGTTGCTTGTCAAGTTGCATTTATGATACTAATAGCTTATTTTGTTGTATTTAGAATATTAGGTTCTAACTATGATGCAGCAGTAATGTGTTCAGGATTATGTGGACATGGGCTAGGTGCAACACCTTCTGCAATAGTTAATATGACAGCAATAAATGAAAAATATGGAATGTCAAGAAAGGCTATGATGATAGTACCAATAGTTGGTGCATTCTTAGTAGATATAATTTATCAACCTGCAACAGTTTGGTTTATTAAAACTTTTATAAAGGGCTTTGTACAGTAG
- a CDS encoding TetR/AcrR family transcriptional regulator, which translates to MDKLNIKKRRVMMYFIEATQELILNEGIENLSIKKIADTAGYNTATIYNYFEDLEELILYSSIDYLKIYLKDLRNKINSDMKAIEMYKTIYKVFVHHSFEKPEIFHTLFFGKYSYKLEKIIKKYYEIFPDDITGQTDLTKSILIEANIHNRDIPVMKQMIKEGSILEEEAPYIMEAIVRIHQSYLENILQQREEFSLEEHKNKFFNIFNFLLKRKNK; encoded by the coding sequence ATGGATAAGTTAAATATTAAAAAAAGAAGAGTTATGATGTATTTTATAGAAGCAACTCAAGAGCTTATTTTAAATGAAGGTATTGAAAATTTATCAATAAAAAAAATCGCAGATACAGCAGGCTATAATACAGCAACTATTTATAATTATTTTGAAGACTTAGAAGAGCTTATTTTATATAGTTCAATAGATTATTTAAAAATATATTTAAAAGATTTAAGAAATAAAATAAACTCGGATATGAAAGCTATAGAAATGTACAAAACAATTTATAAAGTCTTTGTTCATCACTCCTTTGAAAAACCAGAAATTTTTCACACTTTATTCTTTGGAAAGTATAGCTACAAACTTGAAAAAATCATAAAAAAATATTATGAAATCTTCCCTGATGATATTACTGGACAGACTGATCTCACAAAGTCTATATTAATAGAAGCAAATATACATAACAGAGATATTCCTGTTATGAAACAAATGATAAAAGAAGGAAGTATTTTAGAGGAAGAAGCTCCTTATATAATGGAAGCAATAGTTAGAATACACCAAAGTTACTTAGAAAATATTTTACAACAAAGAGAAGAATTTTCTTTAGAAGAACATAAAAATAAATTTTTTAATATTTTTAATTTCTTATTAAAAAGAAAAAATAAATAA
- a CDS encoding aminoacyl-histidine dipeptidase — translation MAYKSVEDLRKHRVFYNFLEISKIPRQTFFEKEVSDFILNWAKKLGLEVHQDEKNNLLIRKPATLGYENKKPIVIQAHIDMVCEKRPEVEHDFRKDSIKLILEGDILSTGNRTTLGADDGIGVAMAMAILEDKNLKHPPVDVILTTAEEEDMSGALNINKSWFNTNRLINIDHVVDTEIIAGSCGGVGVDLKFPVEHTKKTDNYKGYQIKISGLRGGHSGEDIHKGRANANVLLANLLNLLREKINFLISDLKGGNFRLAIPREAHVTVALEEKDIDILKNIVKNFESEAKKIYEETAVDLKIEVSAENLAENLLSKNTVDKIIDAIILSPNGVSSMIGSLNVVESSCNLGEVYIKENHVYLVTEIRATFDKNRDYIYNKIALIGKYLGGELRAFSAYPSWVYKAHSNLRDTANKVYSEIFGENIKTLAVHAGLECGCFVDKIQGDMDAISIGPNAWDLHSPNERLSVSSTEKVYKFLTKVLENLD, via the coding sequence ATGGCATATAAAAGTGTTGAAGATTTAAGAAAACATAGAGTTTTTTATAATTTTTTAGAAATATCTAAAATTCCAAGACAGACATTTTTTGAAAAAGAAGTAAGTGACTTTATATTAAATTGGGCAAAAAAATTAGGTTTAGAAGTTCATCAAGATGAAAAAAATAACCTTTTAATAAGAAAACCTGCAACTTTAGGATATGAAAATAAAAAGCCTATTGTTATTCAAGCACATATAGATATGGTATGTGAAAAAAGACCAGAAGTTGAGCATGATTTCAGAAAAGACTCTATAAAACTTATATTAGAAGGAGATATTTTATCTACTGGAAATAGAACTACATTGGGTGCAGATGATGGTATAGGGGTTGCTATGGCTATGGCTATACTTGAAGATAAAAATTTAAAACATCCTCCAGTTGATGTAATACTCACTACTGCTGAAGAAGAAGATATGAGTGGTGCATTAAATATTAATAAATCTTGGTTTAATACAAATAGATTAATAAATATAGACCATGTTGTTGATACTGAAATAATTGCAGGTAGTTGTGGTGGAGTAGGTGTAGATTTAAAATTTCCTGTTGAACACACAAAGAAAACAGATAACTATAAAGGATATCAAATTAAAATTTCTGGTTTAAGAGGTGGACACTCAGGAGAGGATATACATAAAGGAAGGGCAAATGCCAATGTTTTACTAGCTAACCTTTTAAATCTTTTAAGAGAAAAAATAAATTTCTTAATTTCTGACTTAAAAGGTGGAAATTTTAGACTTGCAATTCCAAGAGAAGCTCATGTTACAGTAGCTTTAGAAGAAAAAGACATAGATATTTTAAAAAATATAGTGAAAAATTTTGAAAGTGAAGCTAAGAAAATTTATGAAGAAACTGCTGTAGATTTAAAAATTGAAGTTTCTGCTGAAAACTTAGCAGAAAATTTACTTTCTAAGAATACTGTTGATAAGATTATAGACGCTATAATTTTATCTCCTAATGGTGTATCTAGCATGATAGGAAGTTTAAATGTTGTTGAAAGTTCATGTAATTTAGGTGAAGTATACATAAAAGAAAATCATGTTTACTTGGTTACAGAAATAAGAGCAACTTTTGATAAAAATAGAGATTATATCTATAATAAGATTGCATTAATTGGAAAATATTTGGGAGGAGAGCTTAGAGCTTTCTCTGCATATCCAAGTTGGGTCTACAAAGCTCACTCAAATCTTAGAGATACAGCTAATAAAGTCTATTCAGAAATATTTGGAGAAAATATAAAAACTCTTGCTGTTCATGCAGGTTTAGAATGTGGATGTTTTGTAGACAAAATTCAAGGAGATATGGATGCGATTTCAATAGGTCCTAATGCTTGGGATTTGCATTCACCTAATGAAAGGTTAAGTGTATCTTCAACTGAAAAAGTTTATAAGTTTTTAACTAAAGTTCTTGAAAACTTAGATTAA
- a CDS encoding DMT family transporter, with amino-acid sequence MKNNSKAYFLIIAAVVIWSLSGLLVKAVDADPLWISLIRSLGGGIFLLPYIFKEKIYPMKNILFGGIFMAIFLLAITITTRISSSAMAISMQYTAPMYVIGYGFYKSKEIKFNKFIVFLLIFAGIIFNSITSMNGGNWWAIVSGITIGVAFVFYSYNLQKVKKGNLLGIVALINIISAAFYGVLLIFRYSSPPSSFNEIIILSISGIVISGISYALYGEGLREVSMEKAMIICLAEPVLNPIWVYLGKGEIPSMTTVIGSTLILLSAIVDITFSIKNNKKDKKTVTN; translated from the coding sequence ATGAAAAATAATAGTAAAGCATATTTTTTAATAATAGCAGCTGTTGTAATATGGAGCTTAAGTGGCTTACTAGTAAAAGCTGTAGATGCTGATCCTCTTTGGATAAGTCTAATTAGAAGCCTAGGAGGAGGAATTTTTTTATTGCCCTATATATTCAAAGAAAAAATTTATCCAATGAAAAATATTCTTTTTGGTGGAATATTTATGGCAATATTTTTACTGGCAATTACAATAACTACAAGAATTTCAAGCTCAGCTATGGCTATATCAATGCAATATACAGCTCCTATGTATGTAATAGGTTATGGTTTTTATAAAAGTAAAGAGATAAAATTTAATAAATTCATAGTATTTTTACTTATTTTTGCAGGAATAATTTTCAATTCAATTACTAGTATGAATGGTGGTAATTGGTGGGCAATAGTAAGTGGAATAACAATAGGGGTTGCCTTTGTTTTCTATTCATATAATTTACAAAAAGTTAAAAAAGGAAATCTTTTAGGAATAGTAGCTCTTATAAATATTATTTCAGCAGCATTTTATGGAGTTCTTCTAATATTTAGATACAGTTCTCCACCATCAAGTTTTAATGAAATAATTATTTTAAGTATTTCAGGTATAGTCATATCTGGAATATCTTATGCTCTATATGGTGAAGGTTTAAGAGAAGTATCTATGGAAAAGGCTATGATAATTTGTTTGGCAGAACCTGTTCTAAATCCTATCTGGGTTTATTTGGGGAAGGGAGAAATCCCATCAATGACAACAGTTATAGGTTCAACACTTATACTTTTAAGTGCTATTGTGGATATTACATTTTCAATAAAGAATAATAAAAAAGATAAAAAAACTGTTACAAATTAA
- a CDS encoding DUF4198 domain-containing protein, which yields MKKSLVLIGSILLAANLFAHDHFLYTSNLDASNQKEVKMKAILGHPAEGPEAEPISIATVDGKTHMPKAFFVVHDGVKTDLLSKVKVGTIKTKKGEYVALDAVYTAEDGLKGGGSWVFVMDSGNTKDSGFMFNPVEKLIITKDSAGSDYNQRVAPGHNEIVPLVNPVNAWKENVFRAKFVDKDGKPIKNARIDVDFINGKIDMVNNTWAANKEAPKTSLRVFTDDNGVFAFVPSRAGQWVIRAVASMDREKKVVHDASLVVQFE from the coding sequence ATGAAAAAGAGTTTAGTTTTAATCGGAAGTATTTTATTGGCAGCAAATTTATTTGCACATGATCATTTTCTTTATACATCTAATTTAGATGCAAGTAATCAAAAAGAAGTTAAAATGAAAGCTATCTTAGGACATCCAGCTGAAGGACCAGAAGCAGAACCTATAAGTATAGCAACAGTTGACGGGAAAACTCATATGCCTAAAGCATTTTTTGTAGTTCATGATGGAGTAAAAACAGATTTACTATCTAAAGTTAAAGTTGGAACTATAAAAACTAAAAAAGGTGAATATGTAGCACTTGATGCTGTCTATACTGCTGAAGATGGATTAAAAGGTGGAGGAAGCTGGGTTTTTGTAATGGATAGTGGAAATACAAAAGATTCAGGATTTATGTTTAATCCAGTTGAAAAACTAATAATTACGAAAGATTCAGCGGGTTCAGACTACAATCAAAGAGTCGCTCCTGGACATAATGAAATAGTACCTTTAGTAAATCCAGTTAATGCTTGGAAAGAAAATGTATTTAGAGCAAAATTTGTTGACAAAGATGGAAAACCTATAAAGAATGCAAGAATAGATGTAGACTTTATAAATGGTAAAATAGATATGGTTAATAATACTTGGGCAGCTAATAAAGAAGCTCCTAAAACAAGTTTAAGAGTGTTCACTGATGACAATGGAGTATTTGCTTTTGTTCCTTCAAGAGCAGGACAATGGGTTATAAGAGCAGTTGCCTCTATGGATAGAGAAAAGAAAGTTGTTCATGATGCTTCATTAGTTGTACAATTTGAATAG
- a CDS encoding metal ABC transporter substrate-binding protein, which yields MKKILLFVLMLVLGSFSFAENVVITSIQPLYSLTSYLTKGTDIKVYTPFGSDISMTMSKESIREEGFNLAVAKKAQAVVDIAKIWPEDVIYGKARMNKINIVEIDASHPYDEKMTTLFFSDYSNGKVNPYIWTGSKNLVRMVNIIGRDLIRLYPQNKAKIEKNITKFTADLLKIENEANEKLLAVGDAEVISLSENLQYFLNDMNIYTEYVDYDSVNAQNIAKLIKDKGIKVIVSDRWLKKDAIKALKEAGGEFVVINTLDIPMDKDGKMDPEAILKAFKENTDNLIEALSK from the coding sequence ATGAAAAAAATATTACTATTTGTTTTAATGTTAGTTTTAGGCTCATTTAGTTTTGCTGAAAATGTAGTAATTACATCTATACAACCATTGTATTCTTTGACAAGTTATTTAACTAAAGGGACAGATATAAAAGTTTATACTCCTTTTGGTTCAGATATATCAATGACTATGTCTAAGGAATCTATAAGAGAAGAAGGTTTTAATTTGGCTGTTGCAAAAAAGGCTCAAGCAGTTGTTGATATTGCTAAAATATGGCCAGAAGATGTAATCTATGGTAAGGCAAGAATGAATAAGATAAATATTGTTGAAATTGATGCAAGTCATCCTTATGATGAAAAAATGACAACTTTATTTTTCAGTGATTATTCAAATGGAAAAGTAAATCCATATATTTGGACTGGAAGTAAAAACCTAGTTAGAATGGTAAATATTATTGGTAGAGATTTAATAAGATTATATCCTCAAAATAAAGCTAAAATAGAAAAGAATATAACAAAGTTCACTGCTGATTTATTGAAAATTGAAAATGAAGCTAATGAAAAGTTGCTTGCAGTTGGAGATGCAGAAGTTATATCTTTAAGTGAAAATTTACAATATTTTTTAAATGACATGAATATATATACAGAATATGTGGACTATGATAGTGTAAACGCTCAAAATATTGCTAAGTTAATAAAAGATAAAGGAATAAAAGTTATTGTTTCTGATAGATGGTTAAAGAAAGATGCTATAAAAGCTTTAAAAGAAGCAGGTGGAGAATTTGTTGTTATAAATACTTTAGATATACCTATGGATAAAGATGGAAAAATGGATCCAGAAGCTATATTAAAAGCTTTTAAAGAAAATACAGATAATTTAATTGAGGCATTGTCAAAATAA
- a CDS encoding metal ABC transporter permease, which produces MLESFRNFLMNLAEQGDIPSSFKYGFVINAMICALLIGPILGGIGTMVVTKKMAFFSEAVGHAAMTGIAIGVILGEPFSAPYVSLFTYCILFGLVINYTKNRTKMSSDTLIGVFLSISIALGGSLLIYVSAKVNSHALESILFGSILTVNDTDIYILVVSAIVIGFVLVPYLNKMLLASFNPNLAIVRGVNVKLIEYIFIIIVTIITIASVKIIGSILVEALLLIPAAAAKNLSKSIKGFVGYSVIFALVSCLLGVYLPIHFDISIPSGGAIIMISSFIFIVTIIIKVLFKNFAEGE; this is translated from the coding sequence ATGTTAGAAAGTTTTAGAAATTTCTTAATGAATTTGGCTGAACAAGGAGATATCCCTTCTTCTTTTAAGTATGGTTTTGTTATTAATGCTATGATATGTGCATTACTTATAGGACCAATACTTGGAGGAATTGGGACTATGGTAGTTACAAAGAAAATGGCTTTCTTTTCAGAAGCAGTAGGACATGCTGCTATGACAGGAATAGCTATTGGTGTAATATTAGGAGAACCTTTTTCAGCACCATATGTTTCACTTTTTACCTATTGTATATTATTTGGTTTAGTAATAAATTATACAAAAAATAGAACTAAAATGTCCTCTGATACCTTAATAGGAGTTTTCCTTTCAATATCAATAGCATTAGGAGGCTCACTACTTATTTATGTATCAGCTAAAGTAAATTCACATGCTTTGGAAAGTATATTATTTGGGTCTATACTTACAGTAAATGATACAGATATTTATATTTTAGTTGTATCTGCTATTGTGATAGGTTTTGTTTTAGTGCCATACTTAAATAAAATGTTACTAGCAAGTTTTAATCCAAATTTAGCAATAGTAAGAGGTGTAAATGTAAAATTAATAGAATATATTTTTATAATAATTGTTACTATTATAACAATAGCTTCAGTAAAGATAATAGGGTCAATACTTGTGGAAGCTTTACTTTTAATACCAGCAGCTGCAGCAAAAAATTTATCAAAATCTATAAAAGGTTTTGTTGGATATTCAGTAATTTTTGCCCTTGTTAGTTGTTTGTTAGGAGTGTATTTACCTATACATTTTGATATATCAATTCCATCAGGTGGAGCAATAATAATGATTTCATCATTTATCTTTATTGTTACAATTATTATTAAAGTGTTATTTAAGAACTTTGCAGAAGGAGAATAA
- a CDS encoding ABC transporter ATP-binding protein, with translation MNGLEIQIKDLNLILSGNEILEDINLTVKAGEIHCLVGPNGGGKTSLLRCVLGQMPFTGSIEMKYEKDKIIGYVPQVLDFERTLPITVEDFMAMTNQIKPCFFGLSKKCKPEVDNLLKKLGVFEKKKRLLGNLSGGERQRVLLAQALFPRPNLLILDEPLTGIDKAGEDYFKEIVKELKSEGMTILWIHHNLTQVKELADTVTCIKKRMIFSGDPKEELKEDKIMRIFE, from the coding sequence ATGAATGGTCTTGAAATTCAAATAAAAGATTTGAACTTAATACTATCTGGGAATGAAATTTTAGAAGATATAAATTTGACAGTAAAAGCAGGAGAAATCCATTGTTTGGTAGGTCCTAATGGTGGAGGAAAAACTTCTCTTTTAAGATGTGTTCTTGGACAAATGCCTTTTACAGGTAGTATAGAAATGAAATATGAAAAAGATAAAATAATTGGTTATGTTCCACAAGTTTTAGATTTTGAAAGAACTTTACCTATAACAGTGGAAGACTTTATGGCTATGACTAATCAAATAAAACCATGTTTTTTTGGATTGTCTAAAAAATGTAAACCAGAAGTGGATAATCTTTTAAAAAAATTAGGTGTGTTTGAAAAGAAAAAAAGATTATTAGGAAACTTATCAGGTGGAGAAAGACAGAGAGTTTTGCTTGCACAGGCACTTTTTCCTAGACCTAATCTTTTAATTTTAGACGAGCCTTTAACTGGTATAGATAAAGCAGGAGAAGATTATTTTAAAGAAATTGTAAAAGAATTAAAAAGTGAAGGAATGACAATTCTTTGGATACACCATAATTTGACACAAGTAAAAGAGTTAGCAGATACTGTTACTTGTATAAAGAAAAGAATGATATTCAGTGGAGATCCAAAAGAAGAATTAAAAGAAGATAAGATAATGAGAATATTTGAATAA
- a CDS encoding metal ABC transporter solute-binding protein, Zn/Mn family, with protein MYKKILAILMIIFSFSAFAKEKLKIGVTLQPYYSFAANIVKDKAEVVPVVRLDQYDSHSYQPKPEDIKRMNTLDVLIVNGVGHDEFIFDILNAADRKKDIKVIYANKNVSLMPIAGSIRAEKVMNPHTFISITTSIQQVYNIAKELGEIDPANKEFYLKNARDYAKKLRKLKTDALNEVKHLGNIDIRVATLHGGYDYLLSEFGIDVKAVIEPSHGAQPSAADLEKVIKIIKNEKIDIIFGEKNFNNKFVDTIHKETGVEVRSLSHMTNGPYEVDSFEKFIKIDLDEVVKAIKDVAAKKGKK; from the coding sequence ATGTACAAAAAAATATTAGCAATTTTAATGATAATATTTAGTTTTTCTGCTTTTGCAAAAGAAAAATTAAAAATAGGGGTTACTTTGCAACCATATTATAGTTTTGCAGCAAATATAGTAAAAGATAAGGCAGAAGTTGTACCAGTTGTTAGGCTTGATCAATATGATTCTCATAGTTATCAACCAAAACCAGAAGATATTAAAAGAATGAATACTTTGGATGTACTTATAGTAAATGGTGTAGGACATGATGAGTTTATCTTTGATATTTTAAATGCAGCAGATAGAAAGAAGGATATAAAAGTTATTTATGCAAATAAAAATGTTTCTTTAATGCCAATAGCAGGCTCAATAAGAGCTGAAAAAGTTATGAACCCTCACACTTTTATATCTATAACAACTTCAATTCAACAAGTATACAATATAGCTAAGGAATTGGGAGAAATAGATCCAGCTAATAAAGAATTTTATTTAAAAAATGCAAGAGATTATGCTAAAAAATTAAGAAAATTAAAGACAGATGCTTTAAATGAAGTTAAACATCTTGGAAATATTGATATTAGAGTTGCAACATTACATGGAGGATATGACTATTTATTATCTGAATTTGGAATAGATGTTAAGGCAGTTATAGAACCATCACATGGAGCACAACCAAGTGCAGCAGATCTGGAAAAAGTTATTAAAATAATTAAAAATGAAAAAATAGATATAATTTTTGGAGAAAAGAATTTTAATAATAAATTTGTTGATACTATTCATAAAGAAACAGGTGTTGAAGTTAGATCACTTTCTCATATGACAAATGGACCTTATGAAGTGGATAGTTTTGAAAAGTTTATAAAAATAGATTTAGATGAAGTTGTAAAAGCAATTAAAGATGTAGCAGCTAAAAAAGGAAAAAAATAA